In a genomic window of Methanoregula sp. UBA64:
- a CDS encoding MerR family transcriptional regulator translates to MATDQIPLGRFSLITRLSPKALRYYDELGLLVPGSKDICTGYRYYTTAQIARGVSIKALCTLGFSPSEIGDLLAARDRGEEAVIGRLFGKRRGEIRSEVQRLQEIEALLVQQDAPLEILYMSLSEPVIKELAPMRVIALRGTGSYSETICRLMGALCATVALPENSSAGLRVTGPVMTLYHDKEYRETDADMECAIPIAGKVVVKDEKMEIRTIQGGTCLSLVYKGPYTGLHEAWSRVQAGVEKNRFRMAGPGREIYYNDPALVPESELLTELQQPVERA, encoded by the coding sequence ATGGCCACCGACCAGATCCCTCTCGGGAGGTTCTCGCTTATCACCCGGCTCTCGCCAAAAGCGCTCCGGTACTACGACGAGCTGGGCCTCCTTGTCCCGGGCTCTAAGGATATCTGTACCGGGTACCGGTACTATACGACTGCCCAGATCGCCCGGGGCGTCTCGATCAAGGCGTTATGCACGCTCGGGTTTTCGCCCTCGGAGATCGGCGACCTGCTCGCTGCCCGGGACCGCGGCGAGGAAGCGGTAATCGGGCGTCTTTTCGGGAAACGGCGCGGGGAGATCCGGTCTGAAGTCCAGCGGTTACAGGAGATCGAGGCGCTTCTTGTGCAGCAGGATGCGCCTCTGGAGATACTGTACATGTCGTTATCAGAACCCGTAATAAAAGAACTTGCACCCATGCGTGTTATCGCGCTGCGGGGAACGGGATCGTATTCCGAGACCATCTGCCGGCTGATGGGTGCGCTCTGCGCAACGGTTGCGCTTCCGGAAAATTCTTCGGCCGGCCTCAGGGTCACCGGGCCGGTCATGACGCTTTACCATGACAAGGAGTACCGCGAGACGGATGCGGATATGGAGTGCGCGATCCCGATCGCCGGTAAAGTTGTGGTAAAGGATGAGAAGATGGAGATCCGGACGATTCAGGGCGGGACCTGCCTCTCGCTCGTGTACAAGGGGCCGTACACCGGCCTCCACGAAGCATGGAGCCGGGTCCAGGCCGGCGTGGAGAAAAACCGGTTCCGTATGGCCGGGCCCGGGCGCGAGATCTATTACAATGACCCGGCGCTCGTGCCGGAGAGCGAACTTTTGACCGAGCTCCAGCAGCCGGTCGAGCGGGCGTGA